The Oncorhynchus masou masou isolate Uvic2021 chromosome 4, UVic_Omas_1.1, whole genome shotgun sequence DNA segment ggCAGTAAGTAACCTATTGCAGTCCAGTGACAGTTTCAATATCAATAACAGAGCAAAACAATAGCAAACCCTGCATCAGAAACGGGATGAACTCCAAATGTATGCATGTTACTAACTGCATTTTACGGAACATGCACCTTACAGTATGTACAATAACTGAATGTTTGTCCTCTATATTGCAGTACCCCTGGCCTCCATGCTTCTCCCTCTCGTTTCATTACAATATTGACTCAAACCTATGTTGATCACAACCCTTTTGGGTTGTTTAAAGGACAGAATGTCTCAGAGAGAAAACCCATCCAACTGGGTGTTTAAACATCCCTTTTAAATCTTATCTTACTGAGAGGTTGGTAGCAATGCTGGTGAACACCCTCCACCCACACGGTCTACTGAAACGTAATCCTCCAGACAGTCATACGAACAATGATATGCTTTgtttaaaatatacatttttaaaagggAACATGAAATGGATGCAAAATAGGGACCTCTTTGAAGTGATGCAGCCAAAATGTCAACATTTGAATTCATtgtcaatgcaaaaaaaaaaaatgtttttaatgtgtCTTGTGTCTTATTTCAATGTGCATAATTTACAGTAGACTTAAAGATGAAACTTAATCTAGTGTACAACTTGAGTGTTCCCTACATGTACATCATTTCCCAAAGACATCCTTTGTTACCATGAACAGAGAACACATCCAATTGTTATTATACTATACATCCAATTGCATTTTTTTTCCATCTACTAAAATAATTTTGGAATTGTAAATCTGTGGTTGCAACTTcaatcacaggaggctggtgtccctttaattggggaggacagactCATGGTATTGGCTGGTGTAGAATCAgtgaaatggtatcaaatacatccaaCACATGGTCtactgactccattccagcccttattatgagccgtcctcccctcaccaacCTCCACTGACTTCAATACGTCCCCTTGACCATCGCAATGCACACGCGCAATATGTTATCAGTACAACAGTGTCTTTTTGTCTATGAAATAATTGATGACAATATACTTTGAAACACCTCTGTTTCTCCTGCTACACGATGGAGGTTAATACCACAGCATGATCATTTCTCACTACTTTAGATTTTCTGGTAAGAATATCGAACAACACCACCCACAATATCAAGCTTTAGCTTTTACTATTAGCCTAAGTCATTTTACTGGCCAACTTTACTTATTGATAAGTGGGTTAGTGGGCATGAGTAAAAGTGCCACCTGTTAGACTGCACTCAGTACttacccccccccaacccctcccttAACTCTATTGTGAAAAACAGAGGGTCTCCAGGTAAATGAGCATAACAAGAGCTTTTCCAGGAATGCTTGTTGAGGAACAAGAAAAAGATGAAGTGCGAGTTCCACCAGAAAATGGGGCTGACCCACACCATCCTGAAGAAAGTGCAATGgaaggaggtgggagagagtgagCAGGTTGTTCACATTCTTGGGATGTCCACTGTCATCAACAAACTCCTGGCCAAGCCCCTTTTTCTTCCTCCTCAGGTATATAACCTTACCACCAGAGTGACGCTTATCACTGCAGATCCTTTGTCCAAGTCTGATCCAGACAGCATCTGCTAACGTACCTGTGCCAGCCAGAATcctccatccaccatccaccactaTGTCATTCACCTCCAAATCCTACACCTCTTCCAGGGCCCTCAGCATGTATGTGGATGCCAGTGGCCACGGTTCCCGCATCTCCACCTCCCAAGCTGGGGGATTCTGCGGCACATCTTCCTCCGGGGGTGGCTTGGACCTGGCTGACGGCCTGGACCTCCACGTGTCAGCCAACGAGAAGTCCACCATGCAGAACCTGAACGACCGCCTGGCCTCCTACCTGGAGAAGGTGAGACGTCTGGAGGAGGAGAACACCGAGCTGGAGAAGAAAATCAAGGATTGGTATGCGTCACGCACGGTTATCTGCCACGACCACAGCGCCTACTTTGCCACCATCGCTGGCCTGAAGGACAAGGTGAGTGGGGTAgggggaagggtgtgtgtgtttagaatTAGGGCTGTGTGACACCTGACGATGTTAACTTATTCCCAGAAGCACTAACTCCATCCTCACTGTTGATTTATTTGCTGGCTCCTCTGTGTACAGGCAGTTAGTTGTTGCATCTGTTCCTATCTATGGGGGTGAGGAGGGAAATGTGTGTGAGATGGGATGGGGGTGTTTCAGCCAAAAGGAATTCTGGCAGAGAACATTTTTTGTTCTGTTCCTTGAAGGCCAATGCAGGTTACGTACTAAAATAATGTCATTAACTACAACTTCACGcgtctatgggtcctggtcaaaagtagtgcactatatagggaataggctgccaatTGGGATTACAATCCAAGTCTCATTTCTGGCATTTCTGCTGCAGGTCACAGTCACTTGAGAATGTGTGTATAATGATGTGAGTGAAAATTAACACCGTGCCATTGTGATTTCTGTTACACAGATCCATTTGGCATCAAGGTCCAATGCCAAGACTGTGCTGGACATTGACAATGCCAAGCTTGCTGCTGAGGACTTCAAGATGAAGTAAGGGGCTACGAACTACTATGAATCACGACACACTATTCATATAAAACATGTGTCTGTCACTCAAGGTTCTATACATCACACTCTGAGTAGAAGTTACCCTTTTAGATACAGAACCAGAATCAGCCTAGCCAAGCTAAATCCTATCCATAACTACTAGTGAggaaaaggcaaaactgatcaaTGGCCGTGTCCAAATACCCATACTAGCGTTTTACATACTTAAACTGCTTACTCATTTTGGCATTTGATCTAGTAGAATTCATGTGTCTTTTCCGACTCACGTGTTTGACAACAGATTCATTGATACGCTGTACCAAAATTAACAAATGGTGGGAGTCAATGCATTCGCGCAGTAGACGATGCATTTCGATGACTATTTTCAAATGTCACACACTGTAAAACGTTCTTCTTCGCCCACTATTTAGTTCGCTAGTGTGGGTATTCAGACACGGCCCGGGTCTAGCCATCCCTACTCCATAGACGAAGCAAAAGACTACAATCTGAACACATATTGGTAGCCTGTGTGACCTTAGCATGACCTTTGACCTGCTCAGGTATGAGAACGAGCAGTCCATGAGGATGGCAGTGGAGGCagacatcagtggtctgaggagggtcctgggtgacatgaacctgggcCACTCTGACCTGGAGATGCGTTACGGGGGCCTGAAGGACGAGCTCGTCGTGCTCCAGAGGAGCCACCAGGAGGTAACCGATTGTTCCGGGGCCAACAGTTAGTCACAGGACAATCACACTGTATAGCACAGGGGAGCTGCTTTTCACTGTACACCCATTCAAAACCACACAGCGTTGGCAACACAAATCTAACAAAATGCCATGCCTTCTTATCTTTGATGTCCACCAACGCCCACACGTTTTCACCTGCCTCCTCACAGCCACACCTGCAGTATAACAGATATGTTTGTGCTGGTGAATATGAATAGGAATGACATGCATATGTTTTCTTGATAGTGCTGGCCTAATAGTGCAAACAGTACTAGGAAAATATATTGATTATTTGCTTAGTGTTCAGTGACGACATACATTGGAACCTACATGTATTTCTTTCCACTTACAGCAGCAGAAAACTCACTTCAGTAGGCATCCACGACAGTTGCTAGGCGGAAGGATATCATCGGCCACTAAGGAGTACTTAACCCTGTTTTGTATGGGGTGTTATTGGAGCAGTTAATGTTTAATACACAAATATGACATCTAACTAACCTCTGCTGATATCACACCAGGATTTCCCTTACCCAGATGGATGGGTGTTTCTTTTTACAACAcagttcctctccctcccctcacactTCCTAGTATTCTTTATTTCTTCCATTAACTCACTATTATCCTTTGTGGGACTCTTacatccataaacacacacattatagtTCATGTATGGTGCATAATGGGTTATATATTGACCAGTAAGAGACATTAGATTAGTTGACAATAACTTAATCCCTCAGGTTTAAAATCCTCTGGTTGAAAAACATATAATCACAAGTGTGATTTATCTAAAGCATTGAGTCCTGTTTAATCGCAGTCAAGCTACTGTTGGTTGTTATGGTTACTAACTGAGGTTACGCCCTCTGACCTATAGGAGATTGCCATGGTAAAGTCCCACGTGGGCAGCCAGGTGAATGTATCGGTGGATGCTGCCCCATCCCAGGACCTGAACGCAGCCATGACCGAGATTAGGAAGCACTACGAGTCTGTGGCCGTCAAGAACCGCAAAGAGCTGGAAGCCTGGTACCAGGGCAAGGTGAGCTGAATGACCAAGATACTTACTATATGTTGTCATTTATCCAAAAGAGTTACTCGCTAAAGGTTTTTTCCCCTCCTAAGAATAATGCAAGTCAGTTTCAGACAATGTCAGCTGCCCTAAAAAAAACTTGTATTAAAATGAAAAGTGTTACATTTTAAGGGTTAATTAAAAAACATGTTTAAAGCATGAAGAACTTATATTATAGTACATAGGATTAAGTCAATGATCTATTGAAGCATGGAAATCAATTTAGAGACTGAGTGAGTAGGCTCTGAGGTAAACTGTGTTGActaatatttgttttttttacctgTATAGCTGGCCACAGTGGAGATTGAAGTCGTGACAAACAATGAGCAGCTAGTTAGCTTCCTCACAGAGTCGAAGGAGTCCAAGAACACCCTCCAGAGGCTTCAGATTGAACTGCATTCCCATCTGAG contains these protein-coding regions:
- the krt98 gene encoding keratin 98 codes for the protein MSFTSKSYTSSRALSMYVDASGHGSRISTSQAGGFCGTSSSGGGLDLADGLDLHVSANEKSTMQNLNDRLASYLEKVRRLEEENTELEKKIKDWYASRTVICHDHSAYFATIAGLKDKIHLASRSNAKTVLDIDNAKLAAEDFKMKYENEQSMRMAVEADISGLRRVLGDMNLGHSDLEMRYGGLKDELVVLQRSHQEEIAMVKSHVGSQVNVSVDAAPSQDLNAAMTEIRKHYESVAVKNRKELEAWYQGKLATVEIEVVTNNEQLVSFLTESKESKNTLQRLQIELHSHLSMKSSLEGTLADSQKRYSAQLAGLQSMVTSLELQLSQLHGNITHNKQEYDMLLDLKTRLELEIAEYRRLLDGEDDCSTQVVTKTIIVTQTTVDGKVMETTESFK